From Bordetella flabilis, the proteins below share one genomic window:
- a CDS encoding DMT family transporter has product MQAATTGHAGSAARATGIGVIAILLWAALALLTVRTGALPPFQLLALSFGVAFAGGVAVLLPRGRAALADMRQPLRPWLLSFSGIFCYHALYFYALSHAPAAQASLIAYLWPLFIVLFSALAGGRLYARHLAGAVLGLAGTALIALERGEGSGAAWPVAGIAAAFGCAVIWAGYSVLNRRYASAPSSMMVGVCGLVAVAGAICHVLLETTVPVGAAQWAAIVLLGLGPTGLAFLAWDYATKHGHLALLGPLSYLAPLLSTVLLVAAGETPARLTLLLSALLIIGGSVVATATRRRR; this is encoded by the coding sequence GTGCAAGCAGCGACCACGGGGCATGCCGGATCGGCGGCGCGGGCGACGGGTATCGGGGTGATCGCCATCCTGCTCTGGGCGGCGTTGGCCTTGCTGACCGTTCGCACCGGCGCGCTGCCTCCGTTCCAGCTGCTCGCGCTGAGCTTCGGCGTCGCCTTTGCCGGCGGGGTCGCCGTGCTGTTGCCGCGCGGCCGCGCCGCGCTGGCCGACATGCGGCAACCGCTGCGGCCGTGGCTGCTCAGTTTCAGCGGCATTTTCTGCTACCACGCGCTGTATTTCTATGCGCTGTCGCATGCGCCGGCCGCGCAGGCCAGCTTGATCGCGTACTTGTGGCCACTGTTCATCGTGCTTTTCTCGGCACTGGCGGGGGGGCGCCTGTACGCACGTCACCTGGCCGGCGCCGTGCTGGGCCTGGCCGGGACGGCCCTCATCGCGCTGGAACGCGGCGAGGGCAGCGGCGCCGCGTGGCCGGTGGCGGGCATCGCGGCCGCCTTCGGCTGCGCCGTGATATGGGCTGGCTATTCGGTCTTGAACCGCCGCTATGCCAGTGCGCCCAGCAGCATGATGGTCGGCGTGTGCGGCCTGGTCGCGGTGGCGGGCGCGATCTGCCATGTCCTGCTGGAGACCACCGTGCCGGTCGGCGCGGCGCAATGGGCGGCGATCGTATTGCTGGGGCTCGGTCCCACCGGGCTGGCCTTCCTGGCGTGGGACTATGCCACCAAGCACGGCCATCTGGCGCTGCTGGGGCCGCTGTCCTATCTGGCGCCGTTGCTGTCCACGGTACTGCTGGTGGCGGCTGGGGAAACGCCGGCACGGTTGACGCTGTTGCTGTCCGCCTTGCTCATC
- a CDS encoding AraC family transcriptional regulator, with protein MTAHQLSLRRYDDEVRLHQHDFHQIVLPRAGALHLDIDGRGGVVAQGRGAFIPAGSDHAFWARGPNSFVVLDVPAQAVQGIDSPFFVISPPLQHLLDFLGGVGAQDDIPAAMREPWGALLLATLTGPRPMPRGADEAIVERALRHMRRYLDRDLTVADIARAAGAGPTRLYRLFRDRLGRTPHDTLAELRLDGAQHLLAATSLPIAEIARRTGHADQSTLTRRLRRSRGVTPAAYRRGMKGSGPGL; from the coding sequence ATGACGGCACACCAGCTCAGCCTGCGGCGCTACGACGACGAGGTCAGACTGCATCAGCACGATTTCCACCAGATCGTGCTGCCGCGCGCCGGTGCGCTGCATCTGGATATAGACGGCCGCGGCGGCGTCGTGGCGCAGGGCCGCGGCGCCTTTATCCCGGCGGGCAGCGACCATGCCTTCTGGGCGCGCGGCCCGAACAGCTTCGTGGTGCTGGACGTGCCCGCGCAAGCCGTGCAGGGCATCGATTCCCCGTTTTTCGTCATTTCGCCGCCCTTGCAGCATTTGCTCGATTTCCTCGGCGGCGTCGGTGCCCAGGACGATATCCCCGCCGCCATGCGCGAGCCCTGGGGAGCGTTGCTGCTGGCGACCCTCACGGGTCCGCGTCCTATGCCGCGCGGCGCGGACGAGGCCATCGTCGAACGCGCGCTGCGGCATATGCGCCGCTACCTGGACCGCGACCTGACGGTGGCCGATATCGCCCGCGCCGCGGGCGCCGGCCCGACCCGCCTCTACCGGCTATTCCGCGACCGCCTCGGGCGGACGCCGCATGACACGCTGGCGGAACTGCGCCTGGATGGTGCCCAGCACCTGCTGGCGGCCACCTCCCTGCCCATTGCCGAGATCGCGCGGCGCACCGGCCACGCCGACCAGAGCACCCTGACGCGACGGTTGCGTCGATCGCGCGGCGTGACGCCCGCGGCCTACCGTCGAGGCATGAAGGGATCCGGCCCCGGGCTCTAG